One region of Demequina sp. TMPB413 genomic DNA includes:
- a CDS encoding DUF3892 domain-containing protein, translating into MSIEITHVRFGSTAASHETITAYKWRNDQTGHVGSSDKPAMVAWVDIESNVAHVGQGDKYVAVGAVHPTSGEAHLRTHADGQWTNNLLSLPTY; encoded by the coding sequence ATGAGCATCGAGATCACGCATGTGCGCTTCGGCAGCACCGCAGCGAGCCACGAGACGATCACCGCCTACAAGTGGCGCAACGACCAGACTGGTCACGTTGGATCCAGTGACAAGCCAGCGATGGTCGCCTGGGTCGACATTGAGTCCAACGTCGCTCACGTCGGGCAAGGTGACAAGTATGTAGCGGTCGGCGCTGTCCATCCGACCAGTGGCGAGGCACACTTGCGCACCCATGCCGACGGTCAGTGGACCAACAACCTCCTGTCACTTCCGACCTACTAG
- a CDS encoding YafY family protein has translation MRKDPTGRALQLLSLLQTHRFWRGTELADRLETTERTVRRDVDRLRELGYPVDATSGKFGGYRLASGAHLPPLVLDDDEAVAVAVGLRYAAGAAIDGIEETSLRALTKIEALLPHRLRRRVSALHSSVTSAPVLSDDHVVDPEALSVLAAACRDHEDVRFGYQSSEGEASRRRVAPHQLVTAGRRWYLVAWDHDRADWRMFRLDRIQDPRAVGSHFTPRDIPGGGAAAFVASALGSTPRHVEATLAIDATAAELQGVLRWIDHTPVQTEGDRCVVQIRSEDLGRLTMTVARLALTAPVEVIEPAELADAVRALARHLGGAPR, from the coding sequence ATGCGGAAAGACCCCACCGGCCGAGCGCTGCAGTTGCTCTCGCTGCTGCAGACGCATCGGTTCTGGCGCGGCACCGAACTGGCCGACCGCCTTGAGACCACGGAGCGCACCGTGCGCCGGGACGTTGACCGGCTCCGCGAACTGGGCTACCCGGTGGATGCCACGTCGGGCAAGTTCGGCGGCTATCGGCTTGCATCGGGGGCGCACCTTCCACCGCTCGTCCTCGACGATGACGAGGCCGTCGCGGTGGCCGTGGGGCTGCGTTACGCCGCTGGCGCCGCGATCGACGGTATCGAGGAAACCTCGTTGCGCGCGCTCACCAAGATCGAGGCGCTCCTACCCCACCGCCTGCGGCGGCGGGTCTCGGCGCTGCACTCAAGCGTCACGTCGGCACCCGTCCTGTCCGACGACCACGTGGTCGATCCCGAGGCGCTCAGCGTGCTCGCCGCTGCCTGTCGCGACCACGAGGATGTGCGCTTCGGGTACCAGTCAAGCGAGGGCGAAGCGAGCCGCCGCCGCGTCGCGCCACACCAGTTGGTGACCGCCGGCCGACGTTGGTACCTGGTGGCGTGGGACCACGATCGCGCCGACTGGCGGATGTTTCGCCTCGACCGGATCCAGGACCCGCGCGCGGTGGGGAGCCACTTCACACCTCGCGATATCCCTGGCGGGGGCGCGGCGGCCTTCGTCGCGAGCGCCCTCGGTTCGACCCCGCGCCACGTTGAGGCGACGCTCGCCATCGACGCCACGGCCGCCGAACTCCAGGGCGTGCTGCGGTGGATCGATCACACTCCCGTCCAGACGGAGGGTGACCGCTGCGTCGTTCAGATCCGTAGTGAAGACCTCGGCCGACTCACGATGACGGTTGCGCGCCTTGCGCTCACCGCGCCGGTCGAGGTGATCGAGCCTGCCGAACTCGCGGACGCCGTTCGCGCGCTCGCCCGGCACCTCGGCGGCGCGCCGCGCTAG
- a CDS encoding alpha/beta fold hydrolase, producing MTNPSAFPEPTLVSVNGVELEVFEAGQVNFGKPIVLCHGWPEHAYSWRHQVPALVAAGYHVIVPNQRGYGNSSRPTEVTDYDLTHLTGDLVALLDYYGYKDATFVGHDWGAMVVWGLTLLHPERVTQVINLSLPYQERGEMPWIEGMEQFLGGDFYFVHFNRQPGVADAVLDANTSQFLRNLYRKNLPAVPPEPGMMMINLAQAKTPAGDPVMSDADLGVYISAFERSGFTGSINWYRNLDRNWHLLAEVEPVIQQSALMVYGEQDMVAKSANLAQFVPNVDVVSLDCGHWIQEELPEQLNDLMVAWLEKQDGASVR from the coding sequence ATGACCAACCCCAGCGCTTTCCCGGAGCCCACCCTTGTCTCAGTGAACGGCGTGGAACTCGAAGTCTTCGAGGCCGGTCAAGTGAACTTCGGCAAGCCCATCGTGCTCTGCCACGGCTGGCCGGAGCACGCCTACTCGTGGCGACACCAGGTGCCAGCCCTCGTCGCGGCTGGCTACCACGTCATCGTCCCCAATCAGCGGGGCTACGGAAACTCATCCCGCCCCACCGAGGTGACGGACTACGACCTCACTCATCTGACAGGCGACCTGGTCGCGCTGCTCGATTACTACGGATACAAGGACGCGACGTTCGTGGGTCACGACTGGGGCGCCATGGTGGTGTGGGGGCTGACACTGCTCCACCCCGAGCGCGTCACCCAGGTGATCAACCTCAGCCTGCCGTACCAGGAGCGAGGTGAGATGCCGTGGATCGAGGGGATGGAGCAGTTCCTCGGTGGTGACTTCTACTTTGTGCACTTCAACCGGCAGCCGGGCGTGGCCGATGCGGTGCTCGACGCCAATACGTCGCAGTTCTTGCGCAATCTGTACCGCAAGAACCTGCCTGCCGTGCCGCCCGAGCCGGGGATGATGATGATCAACCTGGCCCAAGCGAAGACCCCGGCAGGTGACCCGGTCATGAGCGACGCGGACCTCGGGGTCTACATTTCCGCATTCGAGCGCTCGGGGTTCACGGGCAGCATCAATTGGTATCGGAATCTTGACCGCAATTGGCACCTGTTGGCGGAGGTCGAGCCGGTCATCCAGCAGTCCGCGCTCATGGTCTACGGCGAACAGGACATGGTGGCCAAGTCGGCCAACCTCGCCCAGTTCGTGCCGAACGTGGATGTGGTGAGCCTCGATTGCGGCCACTGGATCCAGGAGGAGCTGCCGGAGCAACTCAATGACCTCATGGTGGCCTGGCTTGAGAAGCAGGACGGCGCGTCCGTCCGGTAG
- a CDS encoding toll/interleukin-1 receptor domain-containing protein — protein sequence MTYSAREYQTLRPVRDQAVRVAETRPDLRDLFLCHAWADRGGAALEFYEFLVGFGVSVWFSEKDLPLGTPMMRQIDKGLKNSRVGVVLVTPAMLDSLDSEGIADKELSVLLGSGRVIPIAHDTTFDLMRDVSPMLASHSGLTTADYGSLEEVALRIADTVLLD from the coding sequence GTGACGTACTCAGCACGTGAGTATCAGACGCTTCGACCGGTACGCGATCAAGCAGTTCGAGTTGCGGAGACTCGGCCCGACCTCCGCGACCTGTTCCTCTGCCATGCGTGGGCTGACAGAGGCGGCGCAGCGCTGGAGTTCTACGAGTTCCTGGTCGGTTTCGGGGTGTCCGTTTGGTTTAGCGAGAAGGATCTGCCGCTCGGAACTCCCATGATGCGCCAGATCGACAAAGGTCTCAAGAATTCGAGAGTGGGCGTGGTTCTCGTGACTCCAGCAATGCTGGACAGCCTCGACTCCGAAGGCATTGCAGACAAGGAACTGTCAGTGTTGCTCGGGTCAGGCCGCGTGATTCCGATCGCACACGACACGACGTTTGACCTCATGCGGGACGTGAGCCCGATGCTCGCGTCACACTCAGGACTCACGACCGCAGACTATGGGTCGCTTGAGGAAGTCGCGCTGAGGATCGCGGACACTGTCCTGCTCGACTAG
- the dinB gene encoding DNA polymerase IV codes for MRGEATVLHADLDAFYASVEQRDTPSLRGRPLIVGAGVVAAASYEAKARGVRTAMATSRARALCPEAVVVAPRMEAYSAASRAVFAIFYDTTPHVEGLSIDEAFLEVGGLRRIAGTPEQIAVRLRERVRTEVGLAISVGVARTKFLAKVASAVSKPDGLLVVEPDREEAFLHPLPVERLWGVGAVTAQKLHSRGIHTVGQLAELETEMAERLLGRAAGAHLHALARLRDPRPVEDAKRRSSIGSQRALGNRPRTLDELALIVTQIMDGLAKRLRERESSCSTITVRVRFGDYTSATRSRTLGAPTDRTEVLLGAAHTLLTSVAREVSERGVTLIGVSLAGLVRSGDVQPELPLDWHDGARIDSALDAVRNRFGAAAVTRAALIGRDAGLSAPRLPEHE; via the coding sequence GTGCGAGGCGAAGCGACGGTGCTGCATGCTGACCTCGACGCTTTCTACGCCTCTGTAGAACAGCGAGACACGCCGTCGCTGCGGGGACGGCCCTTGATCGTCGGCGCTGGCGTGGTGGCGGCCGCGAGTTACGAGGCGAAGGCCCGCGGAGTGCGTACAGCGATGGCGACCTCGAGAGCGCGCGCGTTGTGTCCCGAGGCCGTCGTGGTCGCGCCCCGGATGGAGGCTTACTCTGCGGCAAGCCGCGCCGTTTTCGCGATCTTCTACGACACCACGCCGCACGTGGAGGGCCTGTCGATCGACGAGGCCTTCCTCGAGGTGGGCGGGCTGCGACGCATCGCCGGCACCCCCGAACAGATTGCTGTGCGGCTGCGAGAGCGCGTCCGGACCGAGGTGGGGCTCGCGATCTCGGTGGGCGTCGCGCGCACCAAGTTCCTCGCCAAGGTCGCGAGCGCCGTCAGCAAACCCGACGGGCTGCTCGTCGTGGAACCCGACCGCGAAGAGGCCTTCCTCCATCCGCTCCCGGTGGAACGCCTCTGGGGTGTCGGGGCCGTGACCGCCCAGAAGCTGCACTCACGAGGCATCCATACCGTCGGGCAACTGGCGGAGTTGGAGACGGAGATGGCCGAACGCCTCTTGGGTAGAGCGGCGGGCGCGCACCTGCACGCCCTCGCGAGACTGCGTGATCCGCGACCGGTGGAGGACGCCAAGCGGCGCAGTTCGATCGGCTCGCAACGCGCGCTGGGCAACCGTCCGCGCACTCTCGATGAACTCGCGCTCATCGTCACCCAGATCATGGACGGGCTCGCGAAGCGACTGCGCGAACGAGAGTCCTCGTGCTCGACCATCACGGTCCGCGTGCGCTTTGGCGACTACACGAGTGCGACGCGTTCGCGGACGTTGGGTGCTCCCACCGATCGCACGGAGGTGCTGCTCGGCGCCGCGCACACGTTGCTGACGAGCGTGGCGCGCGAAGTCTCCGAGCGCGGCGTGACGCTCATCGGTGTCTCGCTTGCGGGTCTGGTGCGGTCCGGTGACGTCCAGCCAGAGCTGCCACTGGATTGGCACGACGGCGCGCGCATCGACTCGGCGCTCGATGCCGTTCGCAACCGCTTTGGGGCGGCGGCCGTCACGCGCGCGGCGCTGATAGGACGCGACGCTGGCTTGAGCGCGCCGCGGCTCCCGGAGCACGAGTAA
- a CDS encoding PIN-like domain-containing protein yields the protein MVLGSLDDDFAEYEQLTDEQQVEAVREGLVVLDTNVVLNLYRYDQSAADALFAVLQLIGDRLYVPHQVAREFWSRRRTVIRQRSKDIEEILKSLESFGQQIEEKLSFWRRRTGAPEAVSAGLFGEVDSALQGAREDIALRAGETKHEVDTRTDAVLGRLRVVFVGKVGSKSEPSTQSADIADGLKRFDQKVPPGYGDTDKSGEARAGDYLVWIQALREAKARQVRYLVVVTEDSEKGDWFEREGGATVGANLALVREARDYAGAQLLLVRTARLLDLSRKALDAQITEESLSSIDQVSSSGSLWTDYDIELFMERLAAYSSLHALVVEEAAGNGGRISRERIYEMGGFDSDRTLRGFTRPTRTVMKQLQAEEALSSKSLPEPLVAVYESPDSYVLASHFLVPREFVQWFWGDSSESSSS from the coding sequence ATGGTGCTTGGCTCGCTCGATGATGACTTTGCGGAGTATGAGCAGCTCACCGATGAGCAACAGGTCGAGGCCGTTCGCGAGGGCCTTGTGGTACTCGACACCAATGTCGTGTTGAACCTCTACCGCTACGACCAGTCCGCGGCAGACGCGCTCTTCGCCGTCCTGCAACTCATAGGCGATCGCCTCTACGTGCCGCACCAAGTTGCTCGCGAGTTTTGGTCGCGGCGACGCACGGTCATTAGGCAGCGCTCGAAGGACATCGAGGAGATTCTCAAGTCTCTGGAGTCTTTCGGTCAGCAAATTGAAGAGAAACTCTCCTTCTGGCGACGTCGAACGGGGGCACCCGAGGCTGTGTCGGCGGGCCTGTTCGGTGAAGTCGACTCGGCGTTGCAGGGTGCTCGCGAGGACATTGCACTTCGCGCTGGTGAGACGAAGCACGAAGTCGATACGCGCACCGACGCGGTCCTCGGCAGGTTGCGGGTCGTATTCGTGGGCAAGGTGGGCTCGAAATCTGAACCATCCACCCAATCTGCGGATATCGCGGACGGGCTGAAGCGATTCGACCAGAAGGTGCCTCCTGGATACGGCGATACCGACAAGTCGGGTGAGGCCCGCGCTGGCGACTACCTTGTGTGGATACAGGCACTCCGGGAGGCAAAAGCACGGCAGGTTCGCTATCTCGTAGTCGTGACCGAGGACTCGGAGAAGGGGGACTGGTTCGAGCGTGAGGGCGGAGCGACGGTGGGAGCTAACCTTGCGCTCGTTCGTGAGGCCCGCGATTACGCTGGTGCGCAGTTGCTCTTAGTGCGTACCGCGCGACTACTCGACCTCTCGCGCAAAGCGCTCGACGCGCAGATCACTGAGGAGTCACTGAGCTCGATCGACCAGGTCTCGTCCAGCGGATCGCTTTGGACCGACTACGACATCGAACTGTTCATGGAACGTCTTGCGGCGTACTCGTCACTGCATGCACTGGTCGTAGAGGAAGCCGCCGGCAACGGCGGGAGGATATCGCGCGAGCGTATCTACGAGATGGGTGGCTTCGACAGCGACAGAACATTGCGAGGATTCACGCGCCCGACGCGGACGGTGATGAAGCAACTGCAGGCGGAGGAAGCGTTGTCCTCCAAGTCACTGCCCGAACCGCTGGTCGCCGTCTACGAGTCGCCCGATAGCTATGTGCTCGCCTCGCACTTTCTGGTGCCTCGTGAGTTCGTGCAGTGGTTCTGGGGTGATTCCTCGGAGTCGTCTTCCTCGTAG
- the trpB gene encoding tryptophan synthase subunit beta has translation MSEQTSTREGFRRATVPDQSGFFGAFGGQFLPPQLEGPFAEITRAYHEIENDAAFINELRYIRTHFQGRPTPVYHARTLSLENGGAQIYLKREDLNHTGAHKLNHCMGEGLLAKYMGKKKLIAETGAGQHGVALATAAAHFGLECEIHMGQVDIEKQAPNVSRMQLLGATVVPVTHGLRTLKEAVDSAFEAYLADYENSIYCIGSVVGPHPFPMMVRDFQKVVGIEAREQFHEMTGNLPDVVEACVGGGSNAIGMFSAFLDDPVELIGVEPLGRGTEVGENAATMTYGTPGVIHGFNCYLLQDSEGNPSPVYSCASGLDYPGVGPEHSYLKDTGRVRYVTASDDDCRDAFFALSRKEGIIPALESAHAVAHALVTAREMGTGTVLVNLSGRGDKDMDYVIENWGIGQ, from the coding sequence AGCCTTCGGCGGCCAGTTCCTCCCGCCGCAACTTGAAGGCCCCTTCGCGGAGATCACCAGGGCGTATCACGAGATCGAGAACGACGCCGCGTTCATCAACGAGCTGCGCTACATCCGCACGCACTTCCAAGGACGGCCGACGCCGGTCTACCACGCGCGCACGCTCTCACTGGAGAACGGCGGGGCTCAGATCTACCTCAAGCGCGAGGACCTCAACCACACCGGGGCGCATAAGCTCAACCACTGCATGGGCGAGGGCCTGCTCGCCAAGTACATGGGCAAGAAGAAGCTGATTGCGGAGACGGGCGCAGGCCAACATGGCGTCGCGCTCGCGACCGCCGCGGCGCACTTTGGCCTCGAGTGCGAGATCCACATGGGCCAGGTCGACATCGAGAAGCAGGCTCCCAACGTCAGCCGGATGCAGTTGCTCGGTGCGACGGTTGTCCCCGTCACGCACGGGCTGCGCACGCTCAAGGAGGCCGTGGACTCGGCGTTCGAGGCGTACCTGGCCGACTACGAGAACTCGATCTACTGCATCGGCTCCGTAGTGGGGCCGCACCCATTCCCGATGATGGTGCGCGACTTCCAAAAGGTGGTGGGCATCGAGGCACGCGAGCAGTTCCACGAGATGACGGGCAACCTTCCCGACGTCGTCGAGGCTTGCGTGGGCGGCGGGTCCAACGCGATTGGCATGTTCTCGGCGTTCCTGGACGACCCGGTGGAGCTCATCGGGGTGGAGCCGCTCGGCCGCGGCACCGAGGTGGGCGAGAACGCCGCGACCATGACGTACGGCACCCCCGGCGTCATCCACGGCTTCAACTGCTACCTCCTCCAGGACTCCGAGGGAAACCCGTCGCCCGTGTACTCGTGCGCGAGTGGGCTGGACTACCCGGGCGTCGGGCCGGAGCACAGCTACCTGAAGGACACCGGCCGCGTCCGCTACGTCACGGCGAGCGACGACGACTGCCGCGACGCGTTCTTCGCGCTGAGCCGCAAAGAGGGAATCATCCCGGCGCTCGAGAGCGCGCACGCCGTGGCGCATGCTCTGGTCACGGCCCGCGAGATGGGCACGGGGACCGTGCTAGTGAACCTCTCCGGGCGCGGCGACAAGGACATGGACTACGTGATAGAGAACTGGGGCATCGGGCAGTAG
- a CDS encoding DMT family transporter, with translation MTRRSAFVTLAPLVFVLSGTFQYIGAGVAVGLFDRMPAASVAWSRIAIAAVVLVLLMRPWRRRWTRRTWWRASAFGAVLAGMNIAFYLALEHLPLGTAVAIEFIGPVAVGALTGRGWRERVAIALAAVGVVMIVGVTLDIGGADAAVGLAWILLAAGGWAGYIMLGRKVATPRPGEPSGLESLSVSMAVGALIYAPFGLPGMVTGDAPPIADPGLLALLLVVAVFSSVLPYGIDQLVLRHAPTARFSVLLSVFPATALLVGVVMLAEVPTLVEAIGLVAVSAAIALTSQREPAHLETVVPPE, from the coding sequence GTGACCCGCCGCTCGGCCTTTGTGACGCTCGCGCCGCTCGTGTTTGTGCTGTCTGGAACGTTCCAGTACATCGGCGCCGGAGTGGCCGTGGGGCTGTTCGACCGCATGCCCGCGGCCTCGGTCGCATGGTCAAGGATCGCGATCGCGGCGGTGGTGTTGGTCCTGCTGATGCGCCCATGGCGGCGCCGCTGGACCCGTCGGACCTGGTGGCGAGCGTCGGCCTTTGGCGCGGTGCTGGCGGGCATGAATATCGCCTTCTACCTGGCGCTCGAGCATCTTCCCCTGGGCACCGCCGTCGCGATCGAGTTCATTGGCCCGGTGGCCGTCGGCGCTTTGACGGGTCGCGGCTGGCGAGAACGTGTGGCCATCGCGCTTGCCGCCGTTGGCGTGGTGATGATTGTGGGCGTGACGCTCGACATCGGCGGCGCCGACGCTGCCGTCGGCTTGGCCTGGATACTGTTGGCCGCCGGGGGCTGGGCTGGGTACATCATGCTGGGCCGCAAGGTTGCGACTCCCCGACCGGGGGAGCCATCCGGGCTGGAGTCGCTGTCGGTGTCGATGGCAGTGGGTGCCTTGATCTACGCCCCCTTCGGGCTGCCAGGCATGGTCACCGGAGACGCGCCACCCATCGCCGATCCCGGCCTGCTGGCGCTGCTCCTCGTGGTGGCGGTGTTCTCGTCCGTGTTGCCGTACGGCATCGATCAACTGGTGTTGCGCCACGCGCCCACGGCGCGCTTCTCCGTGTTGCTGTCCGTGTTCCCCGCCACCGCACTGCTGGTGGGGGTGGTGATGCTCGCGGAGGTCCCCACACTCGTCGAGGCGATCGGCTTGGTCGCGGTCTCGGCGGCGATCGCGCTGACCTCGCAGCGAGAGCCCGCCCACTTGGAGACCGTGGTTCCGCCCGAGTAG
- a CDS encoding GNAT family N-acetyltransferase: MPITLRPMSADHLPQWLATSNAQYIDELVAGGRTREDATHHAAKFIDPAFPDGRPAHGYAVFDVLNEAGAVVGYLWVGPDTSDDPAAWWVWDIEIDATQRGHGYGRTAMLLGEEYAYEHGARTLGLNVVGSNAVARGLYESLDYEATAVQMRKRLGPAPQEG; encoded by the coding sequence ATGCCGATCACTCTCAGGCCGATGAGCGCAGACCACCTGCCCCAGTGGCTCGCGACGTCCAACGCTCAGTACATCGACGAACTGGTCGCAGGCGGCCGCACACGCGAGGACGCCACCCACCACGCAGCCAAGTTCATCGACCCCGCATTCCCCGACGGCCGCCCCGCACACGGCTACGCCGTCTTCGACGTCCTCAACGAGGCGGGCGCCGTCGTGGGCTACCTGTGGGTCGGTCCAGACACCAGCGACGATCCCGCCGCGTGGTGGGTATGGGACATCGAGATCGATGCCACTCAGCGCGGGCATGGCTATGGCCGCACTGCGATGCTCCTTGGTGAGGAGTACGCATACGAGCACGGCGCGCGCACGCTCGGGCTCAACGTGGTGGGTTCCAACGCTGTCGCGCGCGGCCTCTACGAGTCGCTCGACTACGAGGCCACCGCTGTGCAGATGCGCAAGCGCCTGGGCCCGGCCCCGCAGGAGGGCTAG
- a CDS encoding DUF5677 domain-containing protein, whose amino-acid sequence MSDDSVEVPVLDQTITSGFVHLAWAHHAVRISESVDALYERAMYLQAVPLIRQTLETAITSLWAANVSQAGERAYVAHLLSRRTMLREMGGLGMPVSDGLAELATEIAQREAMHGKLDKFKMPLLSNRATAVRGGRDLYVHYRHLSELAHPTFWLADGYAHPVDLPDSRFALSDSSRYDGAPLALNYQLVSVCHTLGIWSTLPHQSDRYQSLLATLDDVGREFDFSVARHPEGSGS is encoded by the coding sequence GTGTCTGATGACTCCGTGGAAGTGCCGGTGCTGGACCAGACCATCACTTCCGGCTTCGTTCATCTCGCGTGGGCCCACCATGCGGTGAGAATCTCAGAGTCCGTCGACGCGCTCTACGAGAGAGCCATGTACCTGCAGGCGGTCCCTCTCATCCGACAGACACTCGAAACGGCAATTACTTCATTGTGGGCTGCGAACGTATCCCAGGCAGGCGAGCGAGCGTACGTCGCCCACCTACTGTCGCGCCGCACCATGCTCCGAGAGATGGGTGGACTCGGCATGCCTGTCTCCGATGGCCTCGCAGAACTGGCGACAGAGATCGCCCAACGTGAGGCGATGCATGGCAAACTCGACAAGTTCAAGATGCCCCTTCTCTCCAACCGTGCAACCGCCGTCCGGGGTGGGCGCGATCTGTATGTTCACTATCGTCACCTGTCGGAGCTCGCACACCCGACGTTCTGGTTAGCAGACGGGTACGCACACCCTGTCGACCTGCCGGACAGCCGGTTCGCTTTGTCAGACTCGTCAAGGTACGACGGCGCGCCGCTCGCCCTGAACTACCAACTCGTGTCGGTCTGTCACACGCTCGGAATCTGGTCGACACTGCCCCATCAGTCGGATCGCTACCAGTCTTTGCTCGCCACACTCGACGATGTTGGACGGGAGTTCGACTTCTCGGTTGCGAGACATCCTGAGGGCAGCGGGTCGTAG
- a CDS encoding Sir2 family NAD-dependent protein deacetylase: MPSQRIAVLTGAGISTGSGIPDFRGPAGVWTLNPERARLLDIDAFVRDREVRIAGWRDWRDHPAWTSSPSAAHKALARLADAGRLDVVLTQNFDGLHQAGGLAESDVVEMHGTLRTTSCRGCGNSVNTADVVAGLAANPDPACVDCGGVLKPDIVYFGEILPAAAIDRAVRAATTCDVFIAIGTSLSVYPVASLAGMAVEAGADLIIVTAEPTDYDRYASEVIRGPIDLTVPALVNRLVAPPLVH, translated from the coding sequence GTGCCAAGCCAACGGATCGCGGTCCTCACAGGGGCGGGCATCTCGACAGGCTCCGGCATCCCCGACTTCCGCGGCCCCGCCGGGGTGTGGACCCTCAACCCCGAGCGCGCGCGGTTGCTCGACATCGACGCCTTTGTGCGCGACAGGGAAGTCCGCATCGCCGGATGGCGCGATTGGCGCGACCACCCTGCCTGGACGTCGTCCCCCAGCGCCGCCCACAAGGCGCTCGCCCGCCTCGCCGACGCTGGCCGCCTTGACGTGGTGCTCACCCAGAACTTCGACGGGCTTCACCAGGCCGGCGGGCTCGCGGAGAGCGACGTGGTCGAGATGCACGGCACCCTCCGCACCACGTCGTGCCGGGGGTGCGGCAACAGCGTGAACACGGCCGACGTCGTCGCTGGCCTGGCCGCTAACCCCGACCCAGCCTGCGTGGACTGCGGCGGAGTCCTCAAGCCCGACATCGTCTACTTTGGCGAGATCCTGCCCGCGGCGGCGATCGACCGCGCGGTGCGGGCCGCGACCACGTGCGACGTGTTCATCGCGATCGGCACCAGCCTGTCGGTCTATCCGGTGGCGAGCCTCGCCGGCATGGCGGTGGAGGCCGGCGCCGACCTGATCATCGTCACCGCCGAGCCCACCGACTACGACCGCTACGCGTCAGAGGTGATTCGCGGGCCCATCGACCTGACCGTGCCAGCGCTCGTGAACCGGTTGGTGGCGCCGCCCCTGGTGCACTAG